GAAATCAAAATTCAGAATTTTTGAATTACAAAGCTATTCTAAAAAACACAACAACTATCTTTGCGCAAAATTTTTTAAGAATTGGCACTTTCAGATTATACCAAAGAATTTAAATACAACACCAAGCTCGCCACGCCTGTAATTTTGGGAATGTTGGGGCACCAAGTGGTGGCTTTGGTAGATAATATTATGGTAGGCCAACTTGGTAGTGCCGAGCTTGCGGCAGTTTCGCTGGGTAATAGTTTTATGTTTGTGGCAATGAGCCTTGGGGTAGGTTTTTCTACGGCAATAACCCCATTGGTAGCCGAGGCCGATGGCGAAGGCAATCGCGAAAAAGGAAAATCTTCATTTAAGCACGGCTTATTTTTGTGTATTGTTTTGGGCTTGGTACTTTTTGCAACCGTAATGTTTGCAAAACCATTAATGTATGTTATGAGCCAACCGCCAGAAGTGGTAGATCTGGCAATGCCTTACTTAACACTGGTAGCGGCCTCCTTAGTGCCGTTGATAATTTTTCAAGGATTTAAGCAATTTAGCGATGGCATGTCTATGACTCGCTTTCCAATGTACGCTACGATTGCCGCCAATTTGGTAAATGTATTGTTAAACTACATGTTTATTTTCGGAAAATTTGGAGCACCCGAAATGGGGGTGGTTGGGGCCGCCATTGGCACCTTGGTTTCGCGAGTTGTTATGGTGGGGTATTTATGGTATTTGTTGAGTAGAGAAAGTAGATCGCGATTTTTTGTTACCGAAATTAAAATCTTCACGCTGAGTAAAAAAATGTTGAAAAAACTATTAAGTCTTGGTTTTCCCTCGGCTATGCAGATGTTTTTTGAAGTAGGTATTTTCACATCGGCAGTTTGGCTTTCTGGAATTCTTGGAAAGAATGCACAAGCGGCAAACCAAATTGCTTTAAACTTGGCGTCCATGACTTTTATGGTGGCAATGGGGTTTAGTGTAGCAGCAATGATTAGAGTTGGAAATCAGAAGGGATTAAAGAATTTTAGGGAATTACGTCGTGTTGCAATTTCTATCTTTTTGCTCACTGCGCTTTTATCCTTAGTTTTTGTTATCGGCTTTATACTTTTTAATGGCTCGTTGCCAAAAATATTTTTGGATTATGACAATCTTGCGCAATTTGCCGATAACAACGAAGTAGTAATTCTAGCCTCACAATTATTGATTATTGCAGCTATTTTTCAATTTACTGATGCCTTGCAAGTCGTGGCACTGGGAGCGCTTAGAGGGATGCAGGACGTAAAAATACCAACTGTACTTACCTTTATTGCGTATTGGATAATTGGTTTTCCGATTTCGTACTATTTAAGTATGCATACTTCCTTGGAAAGTATGGGTATTTGGATTGGCCTATTTGCAGGACTAACGGCTAGTGGCATTATGTTATTCATCAGATTTAATTATCTTTCAAAAAAATTAATTAGACTGGGCGATGCATAAATTTTATTCGCGATAGCCAATTTTTAAAGTTCAATTTCCTATTAACTAAAAATTTTTAAATAATGGATTTCCCAAAATATCTTCTAGGCGACAACAGCGATTATCCCACAGCTATATTTGTTATACACACAGAGTTTCCGCGGTATATCATTAATCTTGAAAACGATGAAGTTGAATGGTTGGAGGATTTTGATAAGGAAGACCAAAAGGAATTGGAGGCCGAAGCTGAAAATTTAATTCAGGGTGCAAACGATTTTTACGATCGTGAAATTGCACGCTATGACGAAGAATAATACCTATTTATGCTCGAACAACTTTTAAATTACGATACCGAATTTTTCCTGTTTTTAAATAATCTGGGCAATACTTCTTGGGACGGATTTTGGAGGTTTGTAACCGAAAAATGGTCCTCTATCCCCTTATACGCAATTCTGCTGTATTTAATCTATAAACATTATGGACTAAAAGGTACTTTGGTTGTTGTGGTTTGTGTTGCCTTAATGATTACTGCAACAGACCAGATTGCCAACCTTTTTAAATACGGAATTAAACGCCCGCGACCGTGCAAGGTTGAAGAGCTGCAACCATTAATGCGCTACGTTGCCGATGGCTGTGGTAGATTTGGCTATTTTTCTGCCCACGCTGCAAGTTCAATGGCAGCGGCTGTATTTCTTGGATTGAGCCTTCAAAAGTGGTATAAATATTTGCCTTTTATTTTATTGGTTTGGGCGGTAGCAACTGGATATAGCCGCATTTATTTAGGTGTGCATTATCCGCTTGACGTTATTAGCGGAATGGCCTTCGGCGGATTGATAGGCTGGTTGTTTTATCTTTTGCAGAAATGGGGGCAGCGGAAATTTAATGTCAGGTCGAACGCAGTGGAGATCTAATTTTCAACCAAAAATTTAAAGTAGAAGTAACCCTTCGATTGCGCTCAGGGTGAAATGGCGATTATTTTTTAGTAACGATAAACAATTCGCGGTATAGCCTTGTTTTGTGCGTTTTGCTGTCCGGTCCCTTCGGATTCATATCGTAACGGGTAATGTGTTCTCTTTTGAAGTTAGGATACACTTCTTCAAAATGTTTTAAACTTTCTTCAGAAACCAAAACGCCAAAACGATTTTCGGCAGGGGTACTAAATTCGCCATCTTTATTAAGCATTTCCATCTTTTTGCCGTAATCCCAAATAAGTTCGGGCGTCATTCCAGAGAATTCGTAAATTTTTAGATTTTCCCTTTCTTCAAAATCGTGCAATTCAGAAAATGGTTTATAATCGGGGTTTATGGTAATAGCTTTGCTTAACGGAAGACCGAACCAAATTACCGCTGCAATAAAAGCAATGGTTAAATAAAAAACGGTTGTAATTTTTTTGCGGAAAAGATTTCGAAAAATAAAAACAGCAACTGTAAATAGTGCAAACGAAAGCAGCGCAAACCAAAGCCAGTTTCCTGCGAGGCCATCTTTCAGAAAAATATAACCTCCAATGGGGAAGACAATTCCTATAAAGCCAATTAAGCCAAAATTAAAATATACAGGAATTGTTTCGCGTTTATCTTTTAATTCTCTAAATCTTCGGAAAAGATATTCAATATAAAACCCTGTATTCAGTGCCATTGGAATTAAAACAGGCAGCAAATAACGCGATTTTTTTTCCGGTATTAGTGAAAGTAAAATTACCGAAAGCACTGTCCAGAGAAAGGTAAAACGATATGCTTTTTTGTTAAAAACACGGTTCTTTAAATAAGGGTACACCAACCCGATAAACGCCGGAATGGTCCAAACTCCGCTTTGGGTAAAAAAGCTCCAATAATAATAAAACGGTTTTATTTCGTAGCTTATCCAGTTGGTTGTTTCTTTTTTGGTGATTGCTACTGCCGCCGGATCAAAGTTAAGCGTGTACCAATGCCACCAACCCGAAACTATTGTTGCAACAACCAAAAAAGCCAAGAGCGGCAACCAGCGTGTTTTAAAGTTTTTGTATTTGTAAACAATTCCGAAGGCAATTAAAAAGGGCAGGAGCAAAGCATAAAACGAAACGGGACCCTTGCTTAAAAACGAACAGCCAAAGAAAAAACCTGCCAATAGTGCATTTTGGTATTTGTGGGTTTTTTTTGTAAAAAATAAATAGAGTAGATAAATACACAAAAACATAAAACTGTGCGTATATATGTCCCATTGTCCGTCGCGCGCCGAGGCCACAATGTAAAAGGAAGTTGCCATTATTAACGAACTGATAAAAGCGTATAATTTTTCAGAAGTTAGTTTTTGCGAGAATTTATAGGAGCATAATACTAAAATTAGCGTCATAATTGCCGCTGGAAGCCTTAAAGCCCAAATTGATTTTATTCCGAAAATCGCCGCGGAAAAAGCCGTGAGCCAGGTGGGCAGTGGTGGTTTTTGATAACGTGGTTCGCCATTTATAGTTGTAAGTAGCCAGTTGCCATCGGTTAGCATTTCGCGGGCCGTGATAAAATTTCGCGCTTCCATAATATTTACGGGAAGCGAGTTTAAGTTCACAAAAAAAATAGCGGCACAGGTTATTACCAATAGTAATAAATAGTTTTTCTCAACTTTCATAGCGCAACTGTTTTTTCCAAATAAAAATATTTCGAACATAAATTATCAATCCGGCAATATGTCCTACAAACAGCACAGGGTCCTTTCTAAAAATTGCGTAGGTTAAAATTAAGGATGCACCCAAAACGCTCATGCGCCAAAAGCCTACGGGCAATTGCGAGTTTTTGGTTCTTTCAGAAACCATCCATTGATACACAAAGCGAAGCGTAAATAGTATTTGTGAAATTACGCCCAGCAGCAAAAGCCACAGCGGAATATTATCGTTATTAAAAAGCTTTTCAATATCGTACTCACCATTGTTGTAAGCGTAAAGCACTACGAATATTGGAAAAATAAAAAGAAAGATCTGCAAAAGTTTTGGCGATTTCTGCCATTCGCCCTGTAACTGTAAATTACGGATGTAAATGTAATACGTTAAGGCTTGCCCGAGCATGATGGCAAAATCGTCACGTAAATGGCCATACACAAAAAGTAAAAACGAGGCGATTAAACTCAATTTCCAAAATAAGGCTGGAGTAATAATGCGTTTGCTTTTTTCAGAAAGAATCCATTGCAAAATGAGCCGCGCACTAAAAAGAATTTGCGCTAAAAAACCAATGCTGTACACGATCCAATTGCTCATCCTTTGCTTTTAATCTCGTAATTGATGTATTTTTTCTTCATCCAAAGATACGCGAAACAGTCCATCAAAGGGCCAATTAAACGGTTCCAAAGGCCAAATTTTGCCGTGCCCGCCATACGCGGAAAATGTTGAACGGGGATTTGAATTATTTTGCCGTTTTGCAATAAAATCATAGCCGGTAAAAAACGGTGAAGCCCTTTAAACATTGGAATGCGTTTGGCATAATCTGTTTTTATTACTTTTAATGGGCAACCCGTATCGTCCATGCCATCGTGCGTAAAAGCGCGGCGAATACCATTTGCAATCGTAGACGACATATTTTTTACAAACTTATCTTTTCTATCTGCGCGTACGCCCGTTACTAAATCATATTCACCAATATGTTGAAGCAATAAATTAAAATCTTCCGGAGCGGTTTGCAAATCGCTGTCAATGTAGCCAAGCAAAGGGCTTTCAACATGGTCAAACCCAGCTTTTATGGCAGCACTTAATCCGCGATTTTCTTTAAATGAAATATATTGAAATGCTTCGTTCCGGCTACAAATTTCTTCAATTAGGGTTTGACTATTATCTTTAGAACCATCATTTACAAAAAGAATTGCGGTTTTTTTTAAAGCAATCTTAGTGTATGCCAGTAATTCTTTTTCAACCCGTTGCAGGTTTTCTTCTTCGTTGTAAACGGGTACAATAATGGTAAATTCGAACATTGTAGATTTTGAAAAGCTTTCTGCAAAAGTATTTCTTTTTTGTAGAATACAGCAGAACGCTAAAAAAGATGTTATTTTGCAAGTAAATTGAAACAAATGTTAGCCAATGGCAAGGAGTCTTGTTTCAAAAAAATATAAAATGAAAATACTTGTTACGGGAGCTGCCGGTTTTATTGGTTCGCATACTTCAGAAAGGTTACAGGAGCTGGGCCACGAGGTTATTGGCATAGATAATTTTTCATCGTATTACGATATTTCGCTTAAAAAATTAAATGAAAAGTCGTTATTGGCCAAAGACATCACCGTACAATCATTGGATCTGCGAACTGCTAACTTAGCCGAAGTATTGCCGAAGGACATAAGTTATATCATGCATTTTGCAGCTCATCCCGGCATTTCAAACACTTCAACTTTTGAGGATTATTTCAGCAATAATATTTTGGCAACCCAACGTTTGCTCGAGTTTGCTGAAAAGCTTCCGAAGCCACCCTTTTTTGTGAACATTGCTACGTCTTCCATTTATGGGTTGGAAGCTACTTTTCCCGAAACTGTGGCGCCAAAACCAGCTTCGTGGTACGGTGTAACTAAACTGGCAGCAGAGCAATTAGTTTTAGCAAAGAGCAGAGAAGGAAAGTTAAAAGGAACTTCGTTACGGTTGTTTTCGGTTTATGGACCGCGGGAACGGCCAGACAAGTTATACACACGCTTAATTGATTGCGGATTGAATAGTAAAAAATTTCCGCTTTTTGAAGGTAGCGAAAAACACTTGCGCAGTTTTACTTATGTACAGGATATTGTGGACGGAATTGTAAGTGTAATTGGAAAGGAAACGATTTGCGATGGCGAAATTTTTAATTTAGGAACCGAGACCGAAACTACTACCGCGCATGGCATTGCGATTATGGAAGATATTCTTCAGAAAAAAATAGATACTGAACAAAAACCGCCACGTGCTGGCGACCAATCGCGAACCAAAGCAAATATTGATAAAGCTCGAAAATTATTAAATTACAATCCGCAGACTACCTTAAAAGAAGGTTTGGAAGCGCAGACAGCCTGGTTTAAAGATAATTTGCTTTAAGATTTTTTTAAATTTAGAAGAATTTCTGCAGCTTCAAACGGGGTTGTTTTATTTTCATCTATTGCTTTCAGCTGTTTTTCGAGTTCTAATTTTACAGAGGGATTCGCGTAAAATTCACTCTTTAATCTGCTTTCAATTGTTTGCATGAGCCAGAATTTGTTTTGTTCTTTTCTTTTATGCTGAAAATAGCCGTTGTTTTTTACGGTTTCAAAATAATCTGAAACGAGTTGCCAAATTTCGGAAATGCCTTCGTTGTTTAAAGCGCTGCACAAAAGTGTTTTCGGTGCCCAGCCGCTTTCTTTTGCGGGATAGAGATGCAGGGCGCGGTTAAATTCGTTTTTTGCCATTTTTGCCGCCTTCAGATTATCGCCGTCTGCTTTGTTAATTACAATGGAATCTGCCATTTCCATAATCCCGCGTTTAATGCCTTGCAGTTCGTCGCCGGCTCCGGCAAGTTTTAACAATAAAAAGAAATCGGTCATTGAGTGCACAGCGGTTTCGCTTTGGCCCACCCCCACGGTTTCAATTAATATTACGTCAAAACCAGCAGCTTCGCACAGAATAATAGTTTCACGGGTTTTACGGGCTACGCCACCCAAAGTATCGCCACTGGCCGAGGGACGAATAAAAGCGTGAGGCTCTTTAACTAGTTTTTCCATTCGGGTTTTATCGCCCAAAATACTCCCTTTACTAATGCTACTACTGGGATCTACGGTTAATACTGCTACTTTTTTACCTTCAGAAACCAATTGGCTGCCAAAACTTTCAATAAATGTGCTTTTGCCCACACCCGGAACGCCGGTAATGCCAATACGGATAGACTTATTGGCATGGGGCAAACACTGTTCAATTATTTCTTTTGCTTGGTTTTGGTGTTTTTGCGCGGTACTTTCAATAAGGGTTATGGCTTGGCTAAGGGCGGTTTGGTTTTGATTTAAGATTTCGGAAACCAATTGCGATACACTTGGGCTTTTCTTTTTTAAAATAGAATGCCGTTCTGCTACCTTTTTATTTAATGTTTTGGGCTGCGGAACGCCTCTCTTTTCGTTTAGGGCGCTAATATTTTTAGGTGTTTCTGCCACAGTGTGAATTTAGGACAAATTTATGAATTTGTTTTTTTAAAGACGAGTTTTAGATAGTATATTGAAAATTAATAATTTTAAAATTCTTATAAAAATGAAAAAGCTATATGAGGCTTCATCTACAGCCGTAGGCGGAAGAAAGGGTCACGTAACCACAGACGATAAAAAAATAGATTTAGAGCTATCTACTCCTAAGGGTTTAGGGGGTAAAGGCGGCAAGGGAACAAATCCTGAGCAATTATTTGGCAGTGCTTATGCAGCATGTTTTGGCGGAGCACTACAATTGGTAGCCGATAAGGAAAATGTAAAGCTCGATGGTGATGTAAGCGTAACCGCAACTATTGAAATAGGAATGACCAAAGAAGATAACCTACAGTTAAAAGCAACCTTAGATTGTTATTTGCCAGGAGTAGATGTTAAAACTGGTGAAGACCTAGTGAATAAAGCACACCAGGTATGCCCATATTCTCGTGCTACGCGCGATAATATTACTGTTACCTTAAATTTATTGTTGGATGAATAATTAATTGATTATCAACAAAAAAGCCCCGAATCCGGGGCTTTTTTATTTACATTGCTTTTAAGTTAATTACCTTCCCACCCTCGTTTACTTTGGGTGGTTCTTCTTTTTTTTTCTCTTGAGATTTAGGTTCAATAAACGGACTATTTTTTAGTTGTTGTGCGGCTTGCTTAATATACCATTCTAACTGATACTTTTGTTTTTCCAATAACTCGAGTATAATCTCTGGCAGCTCTTTGCGCTCTAGCAGTTCGTCGTACCTTTTTAAATTATTTTTATCGCGACTTATACACGAATTTAAAATTGCTTCCGGATTAATGTGTTCTAGAGCCTCTTTAATTTCTTGCCAAGTACGATCGATGTTTCCTTTTTCTGAATCTTGTTTTAGCGGTTCAATATCTCGCGAGTGAAGTTCGTTAGAAATATCGTGACTCATCCGGTTTCGCTCAACAGCCATGTAATTTAAAAAACGTTTTAAATCTGTAGTTTGTACGTCCTGCGCGGCGTTGTAATAAAGTTTTTCTGCTTCAAAACACGCTACTAACAAGCGATTGAGTTTATTAAAATCTGCGTAATTCTTTTTCATAGTTGTTCAATTTCACCAAAGTTAATGTAAATAATGATCAATTTAAAACGGTAAATCTCAAATATTTCATAAAAAATTAATTCAATTTTGCAACATCCCACAATTTTTGTCGTCTTTTAAATAACAGCAACCAAAAAACCGTCGAGTTTGTCAGATTTACTATTAATTGAACAATGTAAAAACTGCGATCGCAAAGCGCAAATGGCGCTATATGGTAAATACTGTAACGGCATGTTTATTATTGCCAACAGATATTTAAAAGACACTGCGGCTGCGGAAGATGCCATGCAAGATGCATTTATTAAAGCATTTCAAAAATTGAGCCAATTTACTGGCGACGTAACCTTTGGCGCTTGGTTAAAGCGCATTGTAATAAATACCTGCCTTGACAGCATTAAACGCAATAAGATGGAATTACAATCTTTAAACGAAGAAGTTTTTACAATGGTCCACGAAGATTCGGATTGGACAATTGCCGATGAAGCCACAATTTCAGAGGTGCTGGCTGCCATTGAATCTTTGCCGGAAAATTACAAACTTACGGTTAAGCTATTTTTATTGGAAGGCTACGATCATCAGGAAATTTCAGAAATACTGCAGATTTCTGAAAATGCTTCTCGAACCTATTTGCACCGCGGAAAATCAAAATTAAAAGAAAAATTAAAACACTTGCGTTATGGCACAGGATATTAAAAAATTACTCGAAAATTACACGCCGGAGCCCGGCAAGCTTCCGAAGGGGCACGAAGCGCGTTTTGAGGCGAAACTACATAAAGTATTTTCAGAAAAATCATCTAAAGCAGATACTGGTATAATACTTTATTTAAAAATTGCCGCGATAGTTGTTGTGTTTATTGCCGTAAGCTTTTTTGGATACCAACAACTGTCTAATATCTCGTCGGTAATTTCTGAAAATCCAAATAGTCAGGTTGTTGAAAATTCCTCTCAAAAGCCAGAGGATAAGATGGCTCCAAAACTTACATTGGCAGATATTTCACCAGATCTTAAAAAAGTAGAGGAGTATTACATGGCCGGTATTAACGTGCAACTGGCCTCTCTAAAAATAACCGAGGAAAACAGAGATGTGGTAGATGGTTATATGCAACGGCTCGCCGAACTGGATAAAGAATACAATTTGCTCAATGCCGAATTGAGCACCTTGGGCCCCACCGAAGCTACTGTAACTGCCCTAATCGATAATTTAAAGCTGCGTTTGGATTTGCTGTTCAAACTAAAAAACAAATTAAAAGAACTTAAAACTCAAAATAATGAAGAATTTAAAGCTATACAATCCTAACATCCTCATCGCTTTGCTGCTGGTTTGTACCTTGGGCTATTCGCAACAAAAATATGTTGAAAGCTTCAATGTAATCGATAATGTTGAAGTTTCTGTAAACACCTCTTTTACCAACGTTATTTTTGAAACTTGGAACAAAAATAAAGTGGAAGTTGAAGCTTTTATTGAAGACGATAACCTTTCTAAAAGTGAAAGGGAGCAACAAATGAAAAACTGGAAGTTAGACGTATTGGGAAATAGTAAAAGAATAACTATTAATTCAAACGTCGCCAACCAAAGTTTTGCAATGGCCGATATGCCTTCTATGGATTTTATTGGGCCTTTGATGGAAGACATGGTTTTACCGATGATCCAAAACGTAAAAGTACCTCCGTTACCAGAGGAATTACTTGAAAATATTGGTAATATACAATTTGATTATGAAGCTTTTAAAAAAGATGAAGAGGGGTATATGAAGAAATTTGAAGCCCAAATGGATAAAAAATTCGGGAAAGATTTTGAAAAGCGAATGGAAGAGTGGGGTAAAAGCTTTGAAGCCATGTGGGACGAAAAAAGAGCCGATAGTATTGGGGAAGCCTATGGGAAAAAGATGGAAGCTTGGGGCGAAAATTTTGGGCAGCGCATGGAAGCTTGGGGCGAAGAATACGGACAAAAAATGGAGGCTTGGGCCAGTGAATTGGAAAGGAATATAGAAAAGAATGGTGGAGATTATTCAAAAACCGTAACCAAATCGCCGAGCGGTACAGCTATTGTTATAAAAGGAAGCAGCAGTAACAAGACTAATAGAACGATAATTATAAGGTTGCCGAAAAACACCAAAACAGAAATAAACATTCGTCATGGCATTTTAAAAATGGCCGACGCCAGCAATGTAAATGCCAATTTAAATTATACGCCCTTTACCGCAAACAGTATTGATGGTGACCGTACATCAATTAATGCTGCATATGCACCGGTTACTGTTAACCTGTGGAAACAAGGTGTTTTGAATATAAAATTTGTTGACAAATGCAATATAGAAAATTTGCAAAATATTAGTCTCCAAGCCAATTCCAGCGATGTGCGAATAGGAACAATTACTAACCAAGCTTTTCTATCGGGCTCCTTTGGCAATTTACGTATTGATAAGGTTGCCGATGGTTTTGAAACATTAGATATACGTTTGGAAAATACAGACGCACGGGTAAAAGTGCCTACGGGTGCGTTTTCATTTTATTTTACAGGGAATAAATCTACGCTCAAATACCCAAAAAGACTTCAATTAAAAGAATCTAAAAATGCAGGCCGTGTTTTAGTGAAAGGGTTTAATCAAAATAGCGCGAC
This region of Aequorivita marisscotiae genomic DNA includes:
- a CDS encoding MATE family efflux transporter encodes the protein MALSDYTKEFKYNTKLATPVILGMLGHQVVALVDNIMVGQLGSAELAAVSLGNSFMFVAMSLGVGFSTAITPLVAEADGEGNREKGKSSFKHGLFLCIVLGLVLFATVMFAKPLMYVMSQPPEVVDLAMPYLTLVAASLVPLIIFQGFKQFSDGMSMTRFPMYATIAANLVNVLLNYMFIFGKFGAPEMGVVGAAIGTLVSRVVMVGYLWYLLSRESRSRFFVTEIKIFTLSKKMLKKLLSLGFPSAMQMFFEVGIFTSAVWLSGILGKNAQAANQIALNLASMTFMVAMGFSVAAMIRVGNQKGLKNFRELRRVAISIFLLTALLSLVFVIGFILFNGSLPKIFLDYDNLAQFADNNEVVILASQLLIIAAIFQFTDALQVVALGALRGMQDVKIPTVLTFIAYWIIGFPISYYLSMHTSLESMGIWIGLFAGLTASGIMLFIRFNYLSKKLIRLGDA
- a CDS encoding phosphatase PAP2 family protein; the protein is MLEQLLNYDTEFFLFLNNLGNTSWDGFWRFVTEKWSSIPLYAILLYLIYKHYGLKGTLVVVVCVALMITATDQIANLFKYGIKRPRPCKVEELQPLMRYVADGCGRFGYFSAHAASSMAAAVFLGLSLQKWYKYLPFILLVWAVATGYSRIYLGVHYPLDVISGMAFGGLIGWLFYLLQKWGQRKFNVRSNAVEI
- a CDS encoding ArnT family glycosyltransferase, translating into MKVEKNYLLLLVITCAAIFFVNLNSLPVNIMEARNFITAREMLTDGNWLLTTINGEPRYQKPPLPTWLTAFSAAIFGIKSIWALRLPAAIMTLILVLCSYKFSQKLTSEKLYAFISSLIMATSFYIVASARDGQWDIYTHSFMFLCIYLLYLFFTKKTHKYQNALLAGFFFGCSFLSKGPVSFYALLLPFLIAFGIVYKYKNFKTRWLPLLAFLVVATIVSGWWHWYTLNFDPAAVAITKKETTNWISYEIKPFYYYWSFFTQSGVWTIPAFIGLVYPYLKNRVFNKKAYRFTFLWTVLSVILLSLIPEKKSRYLLPVLIPMALNTGFYIEYLFRRFRELKDKRETIPVYFNFGLIGFIGIVFPIGGYIFLKDGLAGNWLWFALLSFALFTVAVFIFRNLFRKKITTVFYLTIAFIAAVIWFGLPLSKAITINPDYKPFSELHDFEERENLKIYEFSGMTPELIWDYGKKMEMLNKDGEFSTPAENRFGVLVSEESLKHFEEVYPNFKREHITRYDMNPKGPDSKTHKTRLYRELFIVTKK
- a CDS encoding lipid-A-disaccharide synthase N-terminal domain-containing protein codes for the protein MSNWIVYSIGFLAQILFSARLILQWILSEKSKRIITPALFWKLSLIASFLLFVYGHLRDDFAIMLGQALTYYIYIRNLQLQGEWQKSPKLLQIFLFIFPIFVVLYAYNNGEYDIEKLFNNDNIPLWLLLLGVISQILFTLRFVYQWMVSERTKNSQLPVGFWRMSVLGASLILTYAIFRKDPVLFVGHIAGLIIYVRNIFIWKKQLRYES
- a CDS encoding glycosyltransferase family 2 protein, with translation MFEFTIIVPVYNEEENLQRVEKELLAYTKIALKKTAILFVNDGSKDNSQTLIEEICSRNEAFQYISFKENRGLSAAIKAGFDHVESPLLGYIDSDLQTAPEDFNLLLQHIGEYDLVTGVRADRKDKFVKNMSSTIANGIRRAFTHDGMDDTGCPLKVIKTDYAKRIPMFKGLHRFLPAMILLQNGKIIQIPVQHFPRMAGTAKFGLWNRLIGPLMDCFAYLWMKKKYINYEIKSKG
- a CDS encoding NAD-dependent epimerase/dehydratase family protein; protein product: MKILVTGAAGFIGSHTSERLQELGHEVIGIDNFSSYYDISLKKLNEKSLLAKDITVQSLDLRTANLAEVLPKDISYIMHFAAHPGISNTSTFEDYFSNNILATQRLLEFAEKLPKPPFFVNIATSSIYGLEATFPETVAPKPASWYGVTKLAAEQLVLAKSREGKLKGTSLRLFSVYGPRERPDKLYTRLIDCGLNSKKFPLFEGSEKHLRSFTYVQDIVDGIVSVIGKETICDGEIFNLGTETETTTAHGIAIMEDILQKKIDTEQKPPRAGDQSRTKANIDKARKLLNYNPQTTLKEGLEAQTAWFKDNLL
- the meaB gene encoding methylmalonyl Co-A mutase-associated GTPase MeaB, with protein sequence MAETPKNISALNEKRGVPQPKTLNKKVAERHSILKKKSPSVSQLVSEILNQNQTALSQAITLIESTAQKHQNQAKEIIEQCLPHANKSIRIGITGVPGVGKSTFIESFGSQLVSEGKKVAVLTVDPSSSISKGSILGDKTRMEKLVKEPHAFIRPSASGDTLGGVARKTRETIILCEAAGFDVILIETVGVGQSETAVHSMTDFFLLLKLAGAGDELQGIKRGIMEMADSIVINKADGDNLKAAKMAKNEFNRALHLYPAKESGWAPKTLLCSALNNEGISEIWQLVSDYFETVKNNGYFQHKRKEQNKFWLMQTIESRLKSEFYANPSVKLELEKQLKAIDENKTTPFEAAEILLNLKKS
- a CDS encoding organic hydroperoxide resistance protein, producing MKKLYEASSTAVGGRKGHVTTDDKKIDLELSTPKGLGGKGGKGTNPEQLFGSAYAACFGGALQLVADKENVKLDGDVSVTATIEIGMTKEDNLQLKATLDCYLPGVDVKTGEDLVNKAHQVCPYSRATRDNITVTLNLLLDE
- a CDS encoding DUF2383 domain-containing protein, whose product is MKKNYADFNKLNRLLVACFEAEKLYYNAAQDVQTTDLKRFLNYMAVERNRMSHDISNELHSRDIEPLKQDSEKGNIDRTWQEIKEALEHINPEAILNSCISRDKNNLKRYDELLERKELPEIILELLEKQKYQLEWYIKQAAQQLKNSPFIEPKSQEKKKEEPPKVNEGGKVINLKAM
- a CDS encoding RNA polymerase sigma factor → MSDLLLIEQCKNCDRKAQMALYGKYCNGMFIIANRYLKDTAAAEDAMQDAFIKAFQKLSQFTGDVTFGAWLKRIVINTCLDSIKRNKMELQSLNEEVFTMVHEDSDWTIADEATISEVLAAIESLPENYKLTVKLFLLEGYDHQEISEILQISENASRTYLHRGKSKLKEKLKHLRYGTGY
- a CDS encoding DUF4097 family beta strand repeat-containing protein, whose protein sequence is MKNLKLYNPNILIALLLVCTLGYSQQKYVESFNVIDNVEVSVNTSFTNVIFETWNKNKVEVEAFIEDDNLSKSEREQQMKNWKLDVLGNSKRITINSNVANQSFAMADMPSMDFIGPLMEDMVLPMIQNVKVPPLPEELLENIGNIQFDYEAFKKDEEGYMKKFEAQMDKKFGKDFEKRMEEWGKSFEAMWDEKRADSIGEAYGKKMEAWGENFGQRMEAWGEEYGQKMEAWASELERNIEKNGGDYSKTVTKSPSGTAIVIKGSSSNKTNRTIIIRLPKNTKTEINIRHGILKMADASNVNANLNYTPFTANSIDGDRTSINAAYAPVTVNLWKQGVLNIKFVDKCNIENLQNISLQANSSDVRIGTITNQAFLSGSFGNLRIDKVADGFETLDIRLENTDARVKVPTGAFSFYFTGNKSTLKYPKRLQLKESKNAGRVLVKGFNQNSATTKTITINSNYSNVSLQ